The DNA segment CTCGCTATTTCAGCACAGTATGTATCCACCGATAAAATAATTTCCTGATATGCTGCGCGAATTTCTTTTAATACAGGAACTAATCTCTTCTTCTCCTCTTCTACACTGACCTCTGCGGCTCCCGGACGAGTTGACACAGCCCCGATATCGATTATGTAAGCACCTTCACTCACCATCTGCTCTACTTTATCTCTCCACTTCCGTGCCCCCTGGTTCGCAGTTCCCAGTTTGCAGTTCCCAGTTCCCCGCCTCCTTTTCTCCAAATCGTTCAAATCGTCCAATCGTACAATCATCCCATCACAATACCTTCCCCCATCATAAAAAGAATCAGGCGTAATATTCAGGATACCCATCACACGGGGTCTGCTAAAATCAATTCTTTTACCGTTAAATTCAAAAATCCTTTTTGGTGAAAAAGATGTATTTTTATCGCCGTTTTTATCCATATTGAATATCAACCTTTTCTTTTGCGAAGATACAAGAAATGATGACAGAGACTTCCCGGCAGTTCGAACAGGCCATAGCAATGTGTAAAGAGGTGTTTGTAAACAAGATGAAGGATTATGGCAGCGCCTGGCGAATCTTAAGGACTTCATCACTTACCGACCAGATTTACATCAAGGCAAACCGTATAAGAAGCATTGAGCAAAAAGGCATCCAAAAGATCGGGGAAGGGATACGGACGGAGTTCATCGGTATCGTTAACTATTCGGTCATGGCCCTCGTCCAGCTGGAGCTTGGGCCCGAAGGGAAGCTGGAATTAAACAAGGATGAAGCACTTAGCCTTTACGACCGGCATATCCGCAGCGCATGTGAACTGATGGAAGATAAAAATCACGATTACGACGAGGCCTGGCGCAATATGCGGATAAGTTCACTGACAGACATCATCCTGATGAAACTCATGCGGATCAAGCAGATCGAGGACCGGGAAGGGGAGACACTCGTTTCAGAAGGGGTGGATGCGAATTACCAGGATATCATTAATTACGCGCTTTTTGCGTTGATCAAGCTTGAAACTTGAAACTTGAAACTAGAAACTAGAAACTCGGAACTACTCATGTTCAATCTCCGAAACATCTCCAGGATACTCGTAGCACTCGTATTCATTTTCTCCGGATTTGTGAAAGGGGTCGATCCGCTCGGAACGGCATACCGCATCGAAGATTATTTTATCGCTTATGGCATGGACTGGGCTAATCCCATGTCTCTTTTTCTGTCCATATTCCTTTGTACGCTTGAATTCACCCTGGGAGTGAGCCTGTTGCTGAACCTGCGCATCAAACTGATATCCTGGCCACTGTTGCTGATGATGATCTTTTTCACTATTCTCACGTTTTTTGATGCCATTTATGACCCGGTCCCGGACTGTGGCTGCTTTGGCGATGCCCTGAAACTGACCAACTGGGAAACTTTTTATAAGAATATCGTCCTGATCATCCTGGTTGGGATCATTTTTTTCTACAGGAAGAAGTCCCATTCCATGTTTCTGCCCAGGATTGATCACATAGCTATAGCAGTCATATTCACCGGGTTTGCCATATTCTCCGTTTATCAGTACCGGCATTTGCCCTTGATCGATTTCCTGGGATGGAAAAAAGGCACCGACCTTCTCCCGGATAATCCCGGTAAAGCCAAAATCTGCCTGACTTACAGGAATAAAATCACGGGAGAGGAAAAAGAGTACCTTTCTCCCGATTACCCCTGGAATGACAGTACGTGGGTGGCACAATGGGAATTTATGGATCAACGGATCGACGATTCTGGCGTGATCAAAGGCCATTCCCTACAAATATTCAATTATGAGGGTAATGATTACACTGAAACTTTTATCAATCATCCGGGGTACCAGTTCCTGGTTGCTTCTTATAGTCTTAAAGATGCTTCCCGTAAAGGTTTTGAGAAGATTGACAAGCTTTTTGGTGATATTTCGAGCGATGGCCATTCATTAATTGTTCTGACCGGAAGCTTGCTGGAAGAGATTGAGTCTTACCGGCAGGGACTCCATCCCGACCTTGAATTTTACCAGGCCGATGATATTGAACTGAAAATGATGATCAGGGCCAATCCCGGTTTGATTTTACTGAAAGACGGTGTGGTACTTGGTAAATGGCATTACAGGGATCTGCCGGACTACCAGGATCTGAAGAAAGAATTTCCGGATATGTAATGGTAAAAATTTAATTATGCCGGGTTTTCTGATCAAACGGTTGCTTTACGGTCTCCTGGTACTCTTCGGAGTCATAACCCTGGTATTTATACTCTTCAATATCCTTCCGGGCGACCCGGCCCGGATGATGCTCGGCCAGCGGGCTGATATTTCTTCCGTTGAAGCTATCCATAAAGACCTGGGACTGGATAAACCGCTTATGACCCAATACCTTAATTTTCTGAACGATATATCGCCCGTTTCGGTGCACAATAATCAAAATCCTGAAAATTACTGGTACCTCAACCCGGAGAAGTATTCACCTTACCTGAAACTGTTCAGCATTAAAAAAACCAGCCTTGTCTTAAAGATGCCCTATCTCAGGAAATCATACCAGACTAAAAGGGAGGTGGCAGCGATCATTGCAGAAGCATTTCCTAAAACCTTATTGCTGGCCGCGGTTTCAATGATCTTTGCATTTATTATCGGCGTTATTGTAGGTATTTTCAGCGCTTTAAAAAAAGATGGCATCTTCGACCGGGTAGCTTTGGTCCTTTCTGTTCTGGGCATGTCGCTGCCTTCTTTTTTTGCTGCGATTATCATCGCCTGGGTATTTGCTTTCCTGCTCTCCGATTATACCGGGTTAAACATGACCGGCAGCCTGCAGACAGTGGATGATTTTGGCAGAGGTGAATACCTTAGCCTGAAGAATCTTATCCTGCCGGCTCTTACACTTGGAATCAGACCGCTCGGGGTGATTGTCGAATTGACCCGCAGTTCCCTGCTGGATGTGCTTTCGCAGGATTATATCCGCACCGCCCGGGCAAAGGGGCTCAGCGAATTCCGGGTAATTACCCGGCATGCCCTTAAAAATGCACTCAACCCTGTAGTGACGGCGGTTTCAGGCTGGTTCGCATCACTGATGGCCGGTGCAGTCTTCGTGGAATATGTCTTTGATTGGAAAGGGATCGGCGTCGTCATCGTGGATGCCCTCGAAAAATATGACTTCCCGGTGATCATGGGTACTGTGCTCTTTATTTCAGTGATCCTGATCATCATCAATATCCTTACTGATATCACGTATGCGTTGCTTGATCCGAGGGTGAGACTGGAGTAGGGAGTCAGCAGTCAGCAGTCAGCGGTCAGCAGTCAGCAGTTGACATCAATCAGCACGAAACTCTAAAATGACCTCTTCTCTCATTCGACTCCTCATATTGTCTCCAGCCCTCACGGATTCGGGGGGGGGCAAATATCGCCGCTTTGTTTCAATTGGGCGTGTATTGCGCGAAACGAGGAAAAGGCCGTTACTATCTGCAAGTCGAATCAAGGCCGCTGAGTTTTTGATAAATATACCGCTAATGGCGGAGTCGCCCATAACGAAGACGGCACGCCCCTCGTGCTTAAGAACACGTGAACATTCCTCTATTACTTTGCTCATATCCCAGACAAACCGTCGGATCATACCCTGATGCCGATTATCAAGCAATTCGAAATCGACCATGGCTTTCATCGCTTCCTGTATTGCTTTATTTGAAGTGGTCCCTTTCGAAACTTCCGTACCGATATTGCCAGCCCTAATCGCGCGAATTTCGGAAATGCTATGCCCCATCCATACGAGGGACAGCTTGTGTCCACGAAGGTAATCGATGGCGTTCAGGTAAGGAGGAGATGTAATCACCATGTCCACACTCGCAGACTCTACTGGCAATGCTCTGGCATCGCCATACTGAATGTCGGCGGGTATAGAGTCATTAGAATTGCATATAAAAGGGCAACTGCTAGCCACAGTTGAGACAGCCTTGAGAAAGGCATTAAATGGCTGCATTGGAGCAATTTTATACACTTTATGGGGACGGCTATGAGAAATATCCATCGCAAGCGAAGCGCCGGAAGTCTTGGTGATAATCATTCGCGAGAATGCGCACCAAAGAAGAGTTCTCTCTGTTTGCGACCGAACCCTTGATATGCAAGTTGCTAAAGAACTTAGTTCACGGCGATTTCCTGGATCAAACCAGAAGTCAATAAACCGACATGTTTCTTCATCTGTGTTTTTCGGATAGGATCTCTCAGAAGTCATCCTATTGCTCAAAGTTCTTGCTTGTTCCAAAACAAGTTGCGCTCGGACTTTTAGAGTTTTTGGCTCAACATCGGCGCACCATGCACGCGCAATGAGAAGCGCAAGAGGATCGGTATCGAAGCCAATGGCACGGTGTCCTCTCAACCTTGCACAGACCAATGTTGTTCCCGAACCGGACATAGGGTCGAGAATATTCAATGAATCACCTGTTTCGGGTAGTGAGTCCCAAACAATCGAAGGCGCCATCCGAGCTGGAAACGGATGCACAGGGCGTATATGAGCTTTTTGTGTCGCAGAAATCATATATGTATCGTTCTTCTTTCCTCTTCGGGGTACTCGCCAACTGCAGCCCTAATATCCTCCAGGATCAAGTCTGGTCGCCGGTCGATTTCTACCGTATTTTCACGAGCGAAGACAACGCCACGCGCCATGACCTGCATAGCTTTGCAGCACTCAATTAGGTCTTGCTTGTTCATTCGTATCGCTGGTGTACAATGTCGAAGTTCTGTGATTACTGCAGCATATTCAACCGCTTCATTAGGTTGCTCTTCAGCTAAGTGCCAGATGGTTCCCAAAATCTCAATGTATGGCCAATTCTCAGGCGTCTGAGCCGCAAGATTATCGACCCACAATTTGCTTTCCTCCGGCGTAACACAGTTTCTAAAGAGATTGCGTAGATGGCTGAGGCCTCCAACCCGTTTCGCTGAAGCAACCCGGATCAACCGTGCCAAATCATCAATATGCATCAACGTAATAGTTTTACCAGTATTTCTCTTGTGAGTGTTGATTTCCCTCACTGAAGCGGAATCTTCGCCAGTGGAGGTGGCAAAGCCATTCCCTATCACTAAATGGTGATCGCAATTGTAATCCTGCATATGCCTTGCGATTCCTGATATATTCAAGCGTAGAGCAGATACAGACTGACCGCTTTTTGCCTCAAGGCCAACTTTGTATCGTTGAACAGTGCCGTCTTCCGCAGCTGCCAAATGAGCCTCAGCAGTACCATCGGGTTTGCCGCTCCCACCAATACGAATTACATTAGCAAATCCCATTGCCTCAAAAGCAGAACGCATTTCCTCTTCCAGTTTATTTTCATCGTCTCGTGCTTCGGTGAGGGCGAGGGCTATCATTCCTGCTGTCCGACGTGCGGACGATCTGACGAACTGCCTCAGTAATTCATCGCGTCTGCCAATAACGTCACGAATCACACTTTCGTCCAAACCCATATAATAGAAGTGAGCTTCCATGAGGATTTCGGACATAGCGAACATTTCGAGTGGAAGATTACGCCGAGCATCGGCGAAGAACTCTTGAAATGCAGCTACAAAAGGATGTGAAGAATTAATAAGCAACTTACCTTGCTGTATGTCGAAGATCGCAAAACCATCCTTTGAATCCAAAGCACTTAATTCCGTGGATCGAAGCAAACCGTCCGCTCCTTCAGCTTGTTGTTTCAACTCCTCCAAAAATTCAGTCTGTTCTTTATCGGAGAGTCCTGAAGGAAAACGTAGATAGTAAGGAGTGGCCTTTTTCTCCGCAACCATTTGGGCGAGCGCCAACAATGGCCTTCGAGTCATGCTTCCCGGCGCAGATGAGATTCGCGCAGAGATCAAGGCCGCTGGACTTTGTAATCGATCATATTCGACAAGTTTGTTACGGGCAAGATTGAAGCCAGCGCGCAGAAAGTTCTGTGCCTCTTTGTAAAGATCACCTTGTTGAAAGGATTCTCTCGAAGACCTTAGTGCTTCGTCCAAACTGTCAATGTGGACAACCATTCGAAACCTAGAAAATGTACCATGTCTTAGTAAATTGCGTTCTATGCCGAAACCTAAATCGTCGACATTCACTTGCCTTCCACGTACATAAACGAAGAAACCATTGCTTTGTCCAAATCTCTCCTTCCCAGCGTCAAGTTCATCCTTAAATATTTCTATGTATCCACTGATTCGACCCAATAACCTATCCTGATAGACGCCATATCGATGAATAGAATCTTCTAACTCGCTTATATCCTCTCGTCCAATAAGCCCTTCAGGACAAGGCTTAGGCATTTGGATCACATCTTTGCCAATAACCAGTTTTGCTATGGGCTCATCTATTTCTGGAGGAGAAATTGGATCCCCATCAAGAAAAAGGTGAAAATCACCGCGTTGGGGCATGGCAGTTTGCAAAATCCATTTGAGCCGACCAATTTTAATCTTCTTACCCATTTCCTTAAGCCCGGACATTATAGCAACGGTCCATGATGGATTCGCATTATCACCAAATAGGCGAAGAACTTTATATCCTTCCTTTGTTCCAAGTGTCCAAGGTAGTATTGCATCTTGAGCTTCTTGTTCCGTGAGTATTCTTAATGGTATTTTAATGGTTT comes from the Bacteroidales bacterium genome and includes:
- a CDS encoding DUF1599 domain-containing protein translates to MTETSRQFEQAIAMCKEVFVNKMKDYGSAWRILRTSSLTDQIYIKANRIRSIEQKGIQKIGEGIRTEFIGIVNYSVMALVQLELGPEGKLELNKDEALSLYDRHIRSACELMEDKNHDYDEAWRNMRISSLTDIILMKLMRIKQIEDREGETLVSEGVDANYQDIINYALFALIKLET
- a CDS encoding DoxX family protein — encoded protein: MFNLRNISRILVALVFIFSGFVKGVDPLGTAYRIEDYFIAYGMDWANPMSLFLSIFLCTLEFTLGVSLLLNLRIKLISWPLLLMMIFFTILTFFDAIYDPVPDCGCFGDALKLTNWETFYKNIVLIILVGIIFFYRKKSHSMFLPRIDHIAIAVIFTGFAIFSVYQYRHLPLIDFLGWKKGTDLLPDNPGKAKICLTYRNKITGEEKEYLSPDYPWNDSTWVAQWEFMDQRIDDSGVIKGHSLQIFNYEGNDYTETFINHPGYQFLVASYSLKDASRKGFEKIDKLFGDISSDGHSLIVLTGSLLEEIESYRQGLHPDLEFYQADDIELKMMIRANPGLILLKDGVVLGKWHYRDLPDYQDLKKEFPDM
- a CDS encoding ABC transporter permease encodes the protein MPGFLIKRLLYGLLVLFGVITLVFILFNILPGDPARMMLGQRADISSVEAIHKDLGLDKPLMTQYLNFLNDISPVSVHNNQNPENYWYLNPEKYSPYLKLFSIKKTSLVLKMPYLRKSYQTKREVAAIIAEAFPKTLLLAAVSMIFAFIIGVIVGIFSALKKDGIFDRVALVLSVLGMSLPSFFAAIIIAWVFAFLLSDYTGLNMTGSLQTVDDFGRGEYLSLKNLILPALTLGIRPLGVIVELTRSSLLDVLSQDYIRTARAKGLSEFRVITRHALKNALNPVVTAVSGWFASLMAGAVFVEYVFDWKGIGVVIVDALEKYDFPVIMGTVLFISVILIIINILTDITYALLDPRVRLE
- a CDS encoding site-specific DNA-methyltransferase — protein: MNILDPMSGSGTTLVCARLRGHRAIGFDTDPLALLIARAWCADVEPKTLKVRAQLVLEQARTLSNRMTSERSYPKNTDEETCRFIDFWFDPGNRRELSSLATCISRVRSQTERTLLWCAFSRMIITKTSGASLAMDISHSRPHKVYKIAPMQPFNAFLKAVSTVASSCPFICNSNDSIPADIQYGDARALPVESASVDMVITSPPYLNAIDYLRGHKLSLVWMGHSISEIRAIRAGNIGTEVSKGTTSNKAIQEAMKAMVDFELLDNRHQGMIRRFVWDMSKVIEECSRVLKHEGRAVFVMGDSAISGIFIKNSAALIRLADSNGLFLVSRNTRPIETKRRYLPPPESVRAGDNMRSRMREEVILEFRAD
- a CDS encoding ATP-binding protein; its protein translation is MNSSNRNVFEIAGSTTDQIDVKISHRIIQLFSEGLYSSPNKAVEELISNSFDAGAQNVHIILSPDLKAANATIVVIDDGEGMNNEDLKKHWIIGESTRRRGTSSSRRNPIGKFGIGKLSTFVLASKLTHISKSCDTYYAATMDYTNLASSVGEGSKGVFDEQTIKIPLRILTEQEAQDAILPWTLGTKEGYKVLRLFGDNANPSWTVAIMSGLKEMGKKIKIGRLKWILQTAMPQRGDFHLFLDGDPISPPEIDEPIAKLVIGKDVIQMPKPCPEGLIGREDISELEDSIHRYGVYQDRLLGRISGYIEIFKDELDAGKERFGQSNGFFVYVRGRQVNVDDLGFGIERNLLRHGTFSRFRMVVHIDSLDEALRSSRESFQQGDLYKEAQNFLRAGFNLARNKLVEYDRLQSPAALISARISSAPGSMTRRPLLALAQMVAEKKATPYYLRFPSGLSDKEQTEFLEELKQQAEGADGLLRSTELSALDSKDGFAIFDIQQGKLLINSSHPFVAAFQEFFADARRNLPLEMFAMSEILMEAHFYYMGLDESVIRDVIGRRDELLRQFVRSSARRTAGMIALALTEARDDENKLEEEMRSAFEAMGFANVIRIGGSGKPDGTAEAHLAAAEDGTVQRYKVGLEAKSGQSVSALRLNISGIARHMQDYNCDHHLVIGNGFATSTGEDSASVREINTHKRNTGKTITLMHIDDLARLIRVASAKRVGGLSHLRNLFRNCVTPEESKLWVDNLAAQTPENWPYIEILGTIWHLAEEQPNEAVEYAAVITELRHCTPAIRMNKQDLIECCKAMQVMARGVVFARENTVEIDRRPDLILEDIRAAVGEYPEEERRTIHI